A DNA window from Vigna angularis cultivar LongXiaoDou No.4 chromosome 1, ASM1680809v1, whole genome shotgun sequence contains the following coding sequences:
- the LOC108323882 gene encoding secretory carrier-associated membrane protein, translating into MAGRYDSNPFDEEEVNPFANPGSVPAATNSRLSPLKPEPVDYNYGFGATVDIPLDSSTDLKKKEKELQSKEAELRRREQDVRRKEEAAARAGIVLEEKNWPPFFPIIHHDIANEIPIHLQKLQYVAFTTLLGLVLCLFWNVIAVTAAWIKGEGVKIWFLAIIYFIAGVPGAYVLWYRPLYRAFRTESALKFGWFFMLYLLHIGFCILAAVAPPIVFKGKSLTGILSAIDVLGDHALIGIFYFIGFGLFCIETLISIWVIQQVYMYFRGSGKAAEMKREAARGALRAAI; encoded by the exons ATGGCTGGTCGTTATGATAGTAACCCCTTCGACGAGGAAGAAGTGAACCCCTTCGCG AATCCCGGAAGTGTTCCTGCAGCCACAAATTCAAGGCTCTCACCTCTTAAGCCAGAGCCTGTTGATTATAATTACGGCTTTGGTGCAACAGTTGATATACCCCTTGATTCATCAACG GAtttgaagaagaaggagaaggaactTCAATCTAAGGAAGCTGAATTGAGACGAAGGGAACAG GATGTCAGACGGAAAGAAGAAGCTGCTGCAAGAG CTGGAATTGTTCTTGAGGAGAAGAATTGGCCACCGTTTTTCCCAATAATCCATCACGACATTGCTAATGAAATTCCTATTCATCTACAGAAATTGCAATATGTTGCATTTACTACACTGTTAG GATTAGTGTTGTGCCTTTTTTGGAATGTCATAGCTGTTACTGCAGCTTGGATTAAGGGTGAAG GTGTAAAAATATGGTTTCTTGCCATTATCTACTTCATAGCAGGGGTTCCTGGGGCATATGTTCTGTGGTATCGCCCATTATATCGTGCTTTTAg GACTGAAAGTGCTTTGAAATTTGGATGGTTTTTCATGCTTTATCTG CTTCACATAGGATTCTGCATCTTAGCTGCAGTTGCTCCTCCTATAGTTTTCAAAGGCAAATCCCTGAC GGGTATTCTGTCTGCCATAGATGTGCTGGGCGACCATGCTTTGATTGGG ATTTTCTACTTCATCGGGTTTGGATTATTCTGCATTGAAACGTTGATCAGCATTTGGGTTATTCAG CAAGTATACATGTACTTCCGTGGCAGTGGTAAGGCTGCTGAGATGAAACGGGAGGCTGCTAGGGGAGCATTGAGGGCTGCTATATGA
- the LOC108323765 gene encoding uncharacterized protein LOC108323765 isoform X2 — protein sequence MGKSILKMKQLPFMIDKRWSFLGEQEAYPGTSGNLKGLPRGIIQDTSDFELRPLWSPSSLRSKVSVYSNRHLLAIPVGMKQKHNVDAMVQKFLPENFTIILFHYDANMDGWWDLSWSSKAIHIIAQNQTKWWFAKRFLHPDIVSIYDYIFLWDEDLGVEHFSPSRYIEIVKEEGLEISQPALDPDSGQIHHKITVRARTKKVHRRVYELRGNTRCSEASTGPPCTGFVEGMAPVFSRSAWDCTWHLIQNDLVHGWGLDMKIGYCAQGDRTQNVGVVDEEYVVHKGIPSLGGSGDETAKVLSRGRPTPRHGASVFDERIEIRRQSTWEFEVFKRRWNKAIAADKNWVDPFTSDRKRLRHRKKKNHFS from the exons ATG GGGAAATCAATTTTGAAGATGAAGCAACTTCCTTTTATG ATAGACAAAAGGTGGAGTTTCCTGGGAGAACAAGAG GCATATCCTGGTACTTCAGGAAATCTGAAGGGCTTACCCCGAGGTATAATACAAGATACTTCAGATTTTGAGTTGAGGCCTTTATGGTCGCCAAGTAGTTTGAGGTCAAAG GTTAGTGTTTACTCCAATCGCCACTTGCTTGCAATTCCAGTTGGTatgaaacaaaaacataatgTAGATGCCATGGTGCAAAAG TTTCTTCCagaaaattttacaattattttattccATTATGATGCCAATATGGATGGATGGTGGGATCTTAGTTGGAGTAGCAAGGCCATACACATAATTGCTCAAAACCAAACAAAGTG GTGGTTTGCTAAAAGATTTCTACATCCAGATATAGTTTCTATTTATGATTACATCTTTCTTTGGGACGAGGACTTAGGGGTGGAGCATTTTTCTCCATCAAG ataCATTGAAATTGTGAAGGAAGAAGGATTGGAGATATCTCAACCAGCACTTGACCCAGATTCTGGACAGATACATCATAAAATTACAGTTAGAGCTAGAACAAAAAAAGTTCATAG AAGAGTCTATGAACTCAGAGGCAATACTAGGTGTTCAGAGGCAAGTACAGGGCCTCCATGCACTGG GTTTGTGGAAGGTATGGCTCCTGTTTTCTCTCGGTCTGCCTGGGATTGTACTTGGCATCTTATACAG aATGACCTTGTCCATGGATGGGGATTGGATATGAAAATAGGATATTGTGCTCAG GGAGATCGCACACAAAATGTGGGAGTTGTTGATGAGGAATATGTTGTTCACAAGGGAATACCAAGTCTGGGTGGCAGTGGGGATGAAACAGCTAAA GTTTTGAGTCGTGGAAGGCCAACTCCG AGACACGGTGCCTCGGTCTTTGATGAGCGAATTGAG ATAAGAAGGCAGTCAACGTGggaatttgaagtgttcaaacgCCGGTGGAATAAAGCTATAGCTGCAGACAAAAACTGGGTTGATCCATTTACCAGTGATAGAAAACGCTTGAGacataggaagaaaaaaaatcacttttcttAA
- the LOC108323765 gene encoding uncharacterized protein LOC108323765 isoform X3 → MIDKRWSFLGEQEAYPGTSGNLKGLPRGIIQDTSDFELRPLWSPSSLRSKVSVYSNRHLLAIPVGMKQKHNVDAMVQKFLPENFTIILFHYDANMDGWWDLSWSSKAIHIIAQNQTKWWFAKRFLHPDIVSIYDYIFLWDEDLGVEHFSPSRYIEIVKEEGLEISQPALDPDSGQIHHKITVRARTKKVHRRVYELRGNTRCSEASTGPPCTGFVEGMAPVFSRSAWDCTWHLIQNDLVHGWGLDMKIGYCAQGDRTQNVGVVDEEYVVHKGIPSLGGSGDETAKVLSRGRPTPRHGASVFDERIEIRRQSTWEFEVFKRRWNKAIAADKNWVDPFTSDRKRLRHRKKKNHFS, encoded by the exons ATG ATAGACAAAAGGTGGAGTTTCCTGGGAGAACAAGAG GCATATCCTGGTACTTCAGGAAATCTGAAGGGCTTACCCCGAGGTATAATACAAGATACTTCAGATTTTGAGTTGAGGCCTTTATGGTCGCCAAGTAGTTTGAGGTCAAAG GTTAGTGTTTACTCCAATCGCCACTTGCTTGCAATTCCAGTTGGTatgaaacaaaaacataatgTAGATGCCATGGTGCAAAAG TTTCTTCCagaaaattttacaattattttattccATTATGATGCCAATATGGATGGATGGTGGGATCTTAGTTGGAGTAGCAAGGCCATACACATAATTGCTCAAAACCAAACAAAGTG GTGGTTTGCTAAAAGATTTCTACATCCAGATATAGTTTCTATTTATGATTACATCTTTCTTTGGGACGAGGACTTAGGGGTGGAGCATTTTTCTCCATCAAG ataCATTGAAATTGTGAAGGAAGAAGGATTGGAGATATCTCAACCAGCACTTGACCCAGATTCTGGACAGATACATCATAAAATTACAGTTAGAGCTAGAACAAAAAAAGTTCATAG AAGAGTCTATGAACTCAGAGGCAATACTAGGTGTTCAGAGGCAAGTACAGGGCCTCCATGCACTGG GTTTGTGGAAGGTATGGCTCCTGTTTTCTCTCGGTCTGCCTGGGATTGTACTTGGCATCTTATACAG aATGACCTTGTCCATGGATGGGGATTGGATATGAAAATAGGATATTGTGCTCAG GGAGATCGCACACAAAATGTGGGAGTTGTTGATGAGGAATATGTTGTTCACAAGGGAATACCAAGTCTGGGTGGCAGTGGGGATGAAACAGCTAAA GTTTTGAGTCGTGGAAGGCCAACTCCG AGACACGGTGCCTCGGTCTTTGATGAGCGAATTGAG ATAAGAAGGCAGTCAACGTGggaatttgaagtgttcaaacgCCGGTGGAATAAAGCTATAGCTGCAGACAAAAACTGGGTTGATCCATTTACCAGTGATAGAAAACGCTTGAGacataggaagaaaaaaaatcacttttcttAA
- the LOC108323765 gene encoding uncharacterized protein LOC108323765 isoform X1, protein MGKSILKMKQLPFMVVVCTVMLFVVYRTLKYQYYEEEIDKRWSFLGEQEAYPGTSGNLKGLPRGIIQDTSDFELRPLWSPSSLRSKVSVYSNRHLLAIPVGMKQKHNVDAMVQKFLPENFTIILFHYDANMDGWWDLSWSSKAIHIIAQNQTKWWFAKRFLHPDIVSIYDYIFLWDEDLGVEHFSPSRYIEIVKEEGLEISQPALDPDSGQIHHKITVRARTKKVHRRVYELRGNTRCSEASTGPPCTGFVEGMAPVFSRSAWDCTWHLIQNDLVHGWGLDMKIGYCAQGDRTQNVGVVDEEYVVHKGIPSLGGSGDETAKVLSRGRPTPRHGASVFDERIEIRRQSTWEFEVFKRRWNKAIAADKNWVDPFTSDRKRLRHRKKKNHFS, encoded by the exons ATG GGGAAATCAATTTTGAAGATGAAGCAACTTCCTTTTATGGTAGTTGTTTGTACAGTAATGTTGTTTGTTGTGTATAGGACTTTAAAGTATCAATATTACGAAGAAGAG ATAGACAAAAGGTGGAGTTTCCTGGGAGAACAAGAG GCATATCCTGGTACTTCAGGAAATCTGAAGGGCTTACCCCGAGGTATAATACAAGATACTTCAGATTTTGAGTTGAGGCCTTTATGGTCGCCAAGTAGTTTGAGGTCAAAG GTTAGTGTTTACTCCAATCGCCACTTGCTTGCAATTCCAGTTGGTatgaaacaaaaacataatgTAGATGCCATGGTGCAAAAG TTTCTTCCagaaaattttacaattattttattccATTATGATGCCAATATGGATGGATGGTGGGATCTTAGTTGGAGTAGCAAGGCCATACACATAATTGCTCAAAACCAAACAAAGTG GTGGTTTGCTAAAAGATTTCTACATCCAGATATAGTTTCTATTTATGATTACATCTTTCTTTGGGACGAGGACTTAGGGGTGGAGCATTTTTCTCCATCAAG ataCATTGAAATTGTGAAGGAAGAAGGATTGGAGATATCTCAACCAGCACTTGACCCAGATTCTGGACAGATACATCATAAAATTACAGTTAGAGCTAGAACAAAAAAAGTTCATAG AAGAGTCTATGAACTCAGAGGCAATACTAGGTGTTCAGAGGCAAGTACAGGGCCTCCATGCACTGG GTTTGTGGAAGGTATGGCTCCTGTTTTCTCTCGGTCTGCCTGGGATTGTACTTGGCATCTTATACAG aATGACCTTGTCCATGGATGGGGATTGGATATGAAAATAGGATATTGTGCTCAG GGAGATCGCACACAAAATGTGGGAGTTGTTGATGAGGAATATGTTGTTCACAAGGGAATACCAAGTCTGGGTGGCAGTGGGGATGAAACAGCTAAA GTTTTGAGTCGTGGAAGGCCAACTCCG AGACACGGTGCCTCGGTCTTTGATGAGCGAATTGAG ATAAGAAGGCAGTCAACGTGggaatttgaagtgttcaaacgCCGGTGGAATAAAGCTATAGCTGCAGACAAAAACTGGGTTGATCCATTTACCAGTGATAGAAAACGCTTGAGacataggaagaaaaaaaatcacttttcttAA